The Thermoanaerobacterium thermosaccharolyticum DSM 571 region TTTGCTATAGAATGATCAAATCTGCTTCCTATTGATGCTATATATATAATTTCATCAGTTCCAAGCTCTATAGCTTTAAGCGTCGCTAGCTGAGTATCTGTTTCATCTTTCTCTGTTGGATATTTATCTACTATAACGCCATTTTTTTTATAATAGTCAATAATTTGTTTATCAGCTGAATCAAGATCTCCTATAATGAGATTGGGAACTATTTCTAATTTATATGCAATATTTGCACCACCGTCAGCGCAAATTACATAATCGCAATTGTTAATTATTTTCCTTATATAATCAGAGTCGTTAAATTCCCCATTTGAAATAATGCATGTTTTCATCTTTTTACTGCACCTCTGAGTTTTTTTATATTATCTCCAGGGTCTCCACTGCCAAATATTGAGGATCCTGCCACTATCACATCAGCTCCAGCAAAAACTACATCATTGATGTTGTCAACATTAATCCCACCGTCAACCTCTATCTTGAAATTCAAACCTCTGCTTTCTCTAATATATGCTAGTTCTCGTATTTTTTCATACATTTCTTCTATAAATACCTGTCCCCCAAACCCAGGATTTACAGTCATTATCAGAACCATATCAACCGATGGCAGCACATATTTCAATGTCTCTAACGGTGTTGCTGGATTTAACGCAACACTAGCCATAATACCCATAGATTTAATAAACTGTAATGTTCTATCTAAATGTAAACATGCTTCCTGATGAACCGTGATATTTTTGGCCCCAGCCTCGGCGAATTCTTTTATGTATTTATCAGCATCTTCTATCATTAAATGTACATCAAAAGGAATATTAGTCTTACCTTTCAAAGCCTTTATTACTAATGGACCAATTGTAATATTTGGAACAAAATGTCCATCCATGACGTCTATATGTAAAAATTCAGGTTTTTCTTTTTCAGCTTTTTTTATATCAGATAATAAATTTCCAAAGTCTGCAGATAATATAGATGGAGAAATTTCCATTCTCAATATCTCCTCCTTTTATTAGACTTTAACTCATTATATAAATTTAAATAATTAGAATATCGTATTTTATCTATTAATCCATTACTTACGGCAATTTTTACACCACAATCAGGTTCATTTATGTGCAAACACGACTTAAACCTGCAATCTAGTTCATAATTTCTAAAATCTCTAAAATAATATTTAAGTTCAGTTTCATCTATGTCTAAATTCAAAGAGGTAAAACCAGGCGTATCTAATACATAGCCGTTTTCAAAAGGAATAAGTTCGACATTTCTTGTGGTATGTTTTCCTCTTAACAACTTTTCACTCAAATCTCCAATTTCCTGCTTATTAGTTCCTTGTATACAATTAATTAACGATGATTTCCCTACACCAGATGGTCCTGTAAAAAATGATGTTTTTCCAATTATCATCGCCTTTAATTTATCGATACCAATATTGTCAAACTTTGAAGTGGCAATAACGTCATAGCCTAAATTTTTATACAAATTATATAGTGGTGCAAAAACATCTTCCGTTACTAAATCAATCTTATTTATGCATATTACAGGATGTATTCCATTCAATTCTACTAATATAATCATCTTATCAAGCTGCAATCTATTTAAAGCAGGATTTACAATAGAAAAAGTTATTATAGCTTGGTCAACATTAGATACTGGCGGTCTTACCAATTCGTTTTTTCTGTTATGTATATTTATTATGAAACCATCTTTTAAATTTTCTGTATCAATATCAACATTATCCCCTACTATTGGTACGATGTTTGATATTCTGAATTTGCCACGAGCACGGCATTCTATAATGCCATGCTCGGTATATACATAATA contains the following coding sequences:
- a CDS encoding thiamine diphosphokinase, giving the protein MKTCIISNGEFNDSDYIRKIINNCDYVICADGGANIAYKLEIVPNLIIGDLDSADKQIIDYYKKNGVIVDKYPTEKDETDTQLATLKAIELGTDEIIYIASIGSRFDHSIANLSLLLYLLKRNIKGIIASEKNEIHLIDRSLELEGKIGDIVSLIPYSTVVKGIYTDGLYYSLSGQDMSLDMPYGISNVFINNKIKIKIDSGLLLVIKSKD
- the rpe gene encoding ribulose-phosphate 3-epimerase translates to MEISPSILSADFGNLLSDIKKAEKEKPEFLHIDVMDGHFVPNITIGPLVIKALKGKTNIPFDVHLMIEDADKYIKEFAEAGAKNITVHQEACLHLDRTLQFIKSMGIMASVALNPATPLETLKYVLPSVDMVLIMTVNPGFGGQVFIEEMYEKIRELAYIRESRGLNFKIEVDGGINVDNINDVVFAGADVIVAGSSIFGSGDPGDNIKKLRGAVKR
- the rsgA gene encoding ribosome small subunit-dependent GTPase A, whose protein sequence is MRLSGRIIRGIGGFYYVYTEHGIIECRARGKFRISNIVPIVGDNVDIDTENLKDGFIINIHNRKNELVRPPVSNVDQAIITFSIVNPALNRLQLDKMIILVELNGIHPVICINKIDLVTEDVFAPLYNLYKNLGYDVIATSKFDNIGIDKLKAMIIGKTSFFTGPSGVGKSSLINCIQGTNKQEIGDLSEKLLRGKHTTRNVELIPFENGYVLDTPGFTSLNLDIDETELKYYFRDFRNYELDCRFKSCLHINEPDCGVKIAVSNGLIDKIRYSNYLNLYNELKSNKRRRY